CCTGGGCCTCGACGATCACCCGGCCGAAGGACTCCGGCTCAATGGACGCCATCACCAGCACGTCGGTGTTGGCAAGCAGTTCCGGGACGTCCCGGCGGTTGCCGAGGAATTCGACATATTCCTGCAGGCCCAGCCGCTGGACAAGGGTCTCCAGGTCCTGCCGGTAATTCTCCTTGCCTTCCGGGGCGTCGCCGATGATCCAGATCTTCACATACGGCCTCTGCCGGACCACCCTGGCCATGGCCTTCAAAAAATAAATGTGCCCCTTGAGCGGCGTGATGCGGCCCACGATGGAAATGACAGAATACGGACGGTCCGAGGTGTCGGGCTTCCGAACCGTGAACCGGGAGAGATCCACGCTCCGGGGAATGCAGCGGATGCTGTCCATCGAGACGCGAAAATCCTCGATCATGTGGCGGCCGATCACCTCGCTGGGCACGATCACCAGTTTTCCCCACCCCATCACCCGGCTGGGGAATTTATTGGAATAATATCCGTGGCACGTCGTGATGAACTGGGCGGTCGTGGAACGGCAGGCGAAATACGAGACCCAGGCCGGGACGCGCGACCGGGCGTGGACGATGTCGATCTTTTCCTGCCGGATGATCTTGCGCAGGGCCATGACGCACCGGAAGGCGACCCAGGGATTTTTGCGGTGGACCGGCAGGGCGTAATGCCGGATCCCTTCCTTGTCCAGCTCGGCCACCATGGGCCCGCCGTTGGACACCACGACGGACTCATAGCCGTGCTTCTTGAGATATTTGGCGAAGTCCACGGTGCCGGTTTCGACGCCGCCGACGTTCAGTTCGGGAAGGATTTGGAGGATGCGCATATTCTTAATTCCTGTGAAATGGACCCCGGCTGCCCCACCGCTTCGCGGGGCAAGACGGCCGGGGTTAATTCCTGCCTGCCGGCAGGCAGGCGCACAGATCATTTGCGTTCGCTAACGCTCCGCAAATGATGTGCTCATTAAATGACCTGTTTGACGGCGGCCAGGATGATTTCGTAGTCATCCAGCTTTTTCGTGCTGATCTTTTTCTTGGCGACGTCGTATATCGTCCGGCCGATGTCCTTGACGTCGGCGCTGACGATATAGCCCTGCGCCTGCAGGCGGTCCAGGAACGCGATGTGCTTGTGCGGCCGTTTCCCCTCGGGATTGCGGACCTGGATCGGGAACACGATGGTCTCTTTGCCCGAGCTGGCCGCCTCCGACACCATGGAAATGCTGTCCCCGGACACCACCAGGATGTTCGCCAGCCCCAGGATCCCTCCGACGGCCTCAGGGACGTTGTGCCGGTTGGCCAGGATCAACAGCTCGCAGCAGGGGTGCTTCTTGAATTCCCTGGCCAGGATATTTTCCACGCCGGACGCGGTGCGCCGCGACGTGGTCATCAGGACCTCGGCGTTGAACTCGTTGGCCACTTCCTTGATCTGGTTCATCACGGTGCGGGCGTACGACTCGGTGAATTCGTAATCCTTGGTGTCGCCTCCCAGCAGGACGCCGATCTTGATCTTCCCGCTGTATTTCAAATGCGAGTACCGCCGGGTCAGCAGCCGCGCCTGTTCTTCCAGGTATTCCGGTGAAATCAGGTTCGGCGCCCCCTTGGTCACCGCCACCAGGGACGTGGTCTCCTTCGGCGCCTTGTCATGCTCCGGAAGGATCACAAGGTCAAAACGGTCATAGGACAACAGCCCCGGCCTCATGATAACGATGCTCTTGGCCAGGAAATCGTTGGCGAGCAAAAAATTCACCGCCGCCAGCGAGGAGCCGCAGGAGATCACAAAATCGGCCTTGCACGACAAGAGTCCCTGGCAGGATTCCGGCCTCAGGAACCACCGGAGCATTCCCGCGCGGCCGTGGAAAAAATAGCTGTTGGCGAAAAGACTGATCAACGACATCAACCTCTGGAACCAGCGGTTCCTGAACACAACGTCCTGGACCACGGCCGACGACGTCACGCCCCGCTCCGCCAGGGCCTTTTCGATCGTGGAGGCCACGGCCTGGGACTGGCGCAGGTGCCCGGTCCGCCCGTCGTTGAGGATCAGCGTCACCGATTCCTTGGCGTATTTCCATATCTTGTAAAACCACATGTATTCCGCCGGATATTCCTGGATATATTTTTCCATGTTCGCGGTGACCTTGCGCAGATTCGAGACCACGTCCGCTTCGCCGTCGTCGGTCTGGTCCAGGACCATCGGCTCATGGATGATCAGCCGGTGATACGGCCCTTCGCTCTTGCCTGTCCGGACAATGACCGCGAAACAGATCGGGACCCCCATCTTGATCCCGATGCGGATCGCGCCGGACGACATCGAGGCCTGGCGCTCAAAAAACGGGACCAGGACCCCGTCCCGCCCGCCCTGGTCCACGACCATGCCGATGATCTCGTTGTTCTTCAGACTCTTGATCAATTCGCGCGTCCCCACCCCCCGCTCGATTACCACCGACCCGCCGCAGCCCCGGTAATCGTTCAGCAGCTGGTCCAGCCGGGAGTATCGTTTCTGCGGCTTGACGATGACCTTGTACTGACGGCTCAGCATGGCGCAGGCCACGCTGGACAATTCCCAGCTGCCGAAATGCATGGCCAGAAGGATCAACCCCTTGCCGCCCTTGAGGGCCGCCTCGGCGTGTTCCCGTCCCTCGATCTGAACGTACCTTTCATAGTTGGCGGCGTTCAACAGCGGAAGACGGAGCAGTTCAACCAGATTCTGCCCGTAATTCCCAAAGACCTGCTTGGCGATGGACTTGATTTCCGGGTAGGATTTGGTCTTGGCAAAGGCGGCCTTGATGTTCGCGTAGGCAATGGAACGGTGCTTGAAATCCCCGTAATAAGCCAGCCGGCCGATGCCGCGCCCGACGGCCAGCGCGGCCGAGACCGGCAAGATCCGGACAATGGCCCCAAAGGACTTAACGAGCCAGTAAATGATCCACTCTGCGAAGAAATTCATCGTACCCCTCTGTGATGCTGATGGTGATCTTCAGTTCAAAAATTTTGAGGCCCTTCAGTTCCGGCACAGGCGCCTGCATCACTTTAACGGCGTCCTTGGACGTCGTCACCAGCCATTCCACACCGGCCTCGCGGCAGCCGCCCGCGATCAGTTCCCAATCGCCCGGCGTATACCAATGATGGTCCTCAAAGGCGAAAAATTTTTCAACCTTTGCCGACTGCTGTTCCAGGGTCTTGCGGAAACCCTCCGGGTCTCCGATGCCGCAGAACGCGGCGATCCTGCGGCCTTTCAGCGCGTCCAGCCCGACCACCGGGCCGCCGGACAAAGGCGCGAGCGCCCTGGGCCGGTGGACCGAAACAACGACCGTCGCCGACGGATGGATCAGGCGGACCCGGTCTTTCAGATCATAGATCCCCGGCCCCGACAAGTCGGCCTTGGTCAGGACAACGACGTCCGCCCTCTTCAGAGACGACAGGGGCTCCCGAAGGATCCCCCGCGGAAGAAGATGCCCGTTGCCGAACGGGTTCCCGCTGTCCACGACAACGATATCCAGATCCCTGCGGACGCGCCATTGCTGAAAACCGTCGTCCAGAAGAAAAATATCAACGCCCGGATTTTTTTCAAGGAGATTCCCGGCCGCCCGCGCCCGGTCTCTGCCAACCTCCACCGGAATTCCCGGCAGGGCCTGCCGCAAAAGCAAAACTTCGTCGCTCTCCCCGTTGCCGGAACCGCCGGCGCGCCGGGACCCGTAACCGCGCGTCAGGACCGCCGGTGTTTTTCCCCGGCCCGCCAGAGATTCCGCGAGGAATAAAAC
This sequence is a window from Candidatus Omnitrophota bacterium. Protein-coding genes within it:
- the lpxK gene encoding tetraacyldisaccharide 4'-kinase, whose translation is MPFQPRAYLHSVIADPTGKRGAWLHPLLWLLSLGYACLSGLIRGLYLKGLFKRQTLGRPAISVGNLTWGGVGKTPLVLFLAESLAGRGKTPAVLTRGYGSRRAGGSGNGESDEVLLLRQALPGIPVEVGRDRARAAGNLLEKNPGVDIFLLDDGFQQWRVRRDLDIVVVDSGNPFGNGHLLPRGILREPLSSLKRADVVVLTKADLSGPGIYDLKDRVRLIHPSATVVVSVHRPRALAPLSGGPVVGLDALKGRRIAAFCGIGDPEGFRKTLEQQSAKVEKFFAFEDHHWYTPGDWELIAGGCREAGVEWLVTTSKDAVKVMQAPVPELKGLKIFELKITISITEGYDEFLRRVDHLLAR
- a CDS encoding ELM1/GtrOC1 family putative glycosyltransferase is translated as MNFFAEWIIYWLVKSFGAIVRILPVSAALAVGRGIGRLAYYGDFKHRSIAYANIKAAFAKTKSYPEIKSIAKQVFGNYGQNLVELLRLPLLNAANYERYVQIEGREHAEAALKGGKGLILLAMHFGSWELSSVACAMLSRQYKVIVKPQKRYSRLDQLLNDYRGCGGSVVIERGVGTRELIKSLKNNEIIGMVVDQGGRDGVLVPFFERQASMSSGAIRIGIKMGVPICFAVIVRTGKSEGPYHRLIIHEPMVLDQTDDGEADVVSNLRKVTANMEKYIQEYPAEYMWFYKIWKYAKESVTLILNDGRTGHLRQSQAVASTIEKALAERGVTSSAVVQDVVFRNRWFQRLMSLISLFANSYFFHGRAGMLRWFLRPESCQGLLSCKADFVISCGSSLAAVNFLLANDFLAKSIVIMRPGLLSYDRFDLVILPEHDKAPKETTSLVAVTKGAPNLISPEYLEEQARLLTRRYSHLKYSGKIKIGVLLGGDTKDYEFTESYARTVMNQIKEVANEFNAEVLMTTSRRTASGVENILAREFKKHPCCELLILANRHNVPEAVGGILGLANILVVSGDSISMVSEAASSGKETIVFPIQVRNPEGKRPHKHIAFLDRLQAQGYIVSADVKDIGRTIYDVAKKKISTKKLDDYEIILAAVKQVI